AGCCCGGTCTCGAACGCCTTCCGCAGGATCGCCCGCGGGAACTCGTCGTGCTCGTCGTAGTGGGCCGCGACCGGTGTGATCTCCTTCTTGGTGAAGTCACGCGCGGTCGAGATGAGGGCTTCTTGCTCTTCGGTGAACGACAGGTCGTACGGCACGCCGCGATGCTAGCATCGACGTCGGGATGGACGAGCGCGCTGGCCCCTGGATCCTCGGCGAGGTCATCGCCGCCGGCGAGCTGGCCGAGGTCCGGGTCGGTCGGGCCGGTGCCGCCGAGGCTGCGATCAAGCGGTTGCACGCCCACGCCGCCCGGGACCCGGCGGTGCAGGCGCTGTTTCGGGCCGAGGCGACGCTCACCTGCGCCCTTCCGCCGCACCCCCGCGTGGTCCGCGGCCGCGGCCACGACCTCGACGGCGACCGCCCGCACCTCGTGCTCGAGCGCGTCGACGGGATCGATCTGCGGGCCCAGCTCGGGATCGCGCACGCGCCGGCGCAGGTCGCCGCGATCGTCGCGGGCGCCGCCGCCGCGGTGGCGTTCGTCCACGCCCAGGGCTGGGTCCACGGCGACGTCGTGCCG
The genomic region above belongs to Myxococcales bacterium and contains:
- a CDS encoding protein kinase, with product MDERAGPWILGEVIAAGELAEVRVGRAGAAEAAIKRLHAHAARDPAVQALFRAEATLTCALPPHPRVVRGRGHDLDGDRPHLVLERVDGIDLRAQLGIAHAPAQVAAIVAGAAAAVAFVHAQGWVHGDVVPANLIVGPDGPVLCDLGVARAIGVAGPVRGTAAYMAPEQVRGQAWTTAVDVFALGVIAWELATGARLFHRGASYLSMAAVVETAAPALDDTALAAVVAAALAKDPAARPTAAELGAALAP